The Xylocopa sonorina isolate GNS202 chromosome 10, iyXylSono1_principal, whole genome shotgun sequence genome contains the following window.
aggggGAAGAAAGGGGTATCGAAGATGTAGGGAAGAGTAACAAATTTTGGTTAAGAAAGAGAATTTTTGCAAAGATATTAATTGCAAGCGTTCATGCAATGAGAAAAGCAGTAGAAGGGAAAAGAAAATATACATAGTTGTTTAAAATGATACAAGAAAGTTTTTCGTTTGACAAAATAAGAGCATTATGCTCCTCCAAATGTCATCTATTGGCATTAAAAAATTAGTATCTCCAGTAGAAGATATTAAACCGTAATCGTATTTGCAATACATATTTTATTGTCCTCATataatttatttgtttcatcCCTTGTTTTATCGCACGGTCACAACCTTATCGATAGTAGATACGTTCATATAAGTATTGCTCGGTAATTTCAATCGTGGTAGCTCagtatattttattattgtCGTTGATTAGTTACAGATGTGTAAAAACATTATTTTTGTTAATAATCTTTATTAATTCCTTAATACATTTGGCATATTCCTTTACATTTTTATAATCATCATCACATATTAATCATTATGAAGGAAATTAATTGTACATTTTAATTTCTCCTAAACATTTTCACAATATTTCCTTTACAATCATTTCTATCTTATTCGTCACTTATATTTACTTATTTACATGTTTTAACACATTTGGCATATTCCTCGATATTTTCATAGTTAATATCACATACATAACACTAGGAAggaaatttatttcaaattctaCATCGTAGTTTTGTTTCCTTTTGTTAGACGCTCTCACATTTCAAGCTTATACTTATAATTATTCGTATGTCTGTCGTCACTTACAGTTATTCGTAATTGATACTGTAATTACTTAAGCGCTGTTTTCTCAATAATCTTTATCAACTTGTCAACGCATCTGGCACATTCCTCTACATTTTTATGGTCGATATCGTATACCTAGTGTTAAGAAAGAAATGCAaggtaattattattattccgAGGAAgagtataaaaatgagattaaaATCAATACCCGTTTTTCAAACTGCGATTTCAgcctcttatcttgaaacataattTTCTCGCCTATTTCAAGGTTTCTGAACGTTTTCAGTCTGAGAGGTCCAAATTTCTTTTGGAACTTCTTCACGTCCCTATTGCAGACACATTCAAGATGTTGCAGTTTCGCGTGTACTTTACGCTGTCGATCTCCCAATGCGTCCACCCTTTTCGTGAACTTCCTCACGTTCTTGTAACCACGGTAATAATCGTTTCTTATCCTTAGTCTACATTCTTCTCGTATCTACAGACAATCACAAATTATGAATATCATCCTGTTGTTCACATACTTTAATTGATGAAGATATGTTATGTCAATATCTTTTCGATTCAAATTAAAACAGTAGAAGTAGCTGTTACCACGTGACATTAGCCCTCTataacgtaatatgatttgaaagTTTCTACTTTTTTTAACCCTCACTTGGTTTGATCTTCACTGTATCGTAACATTTCATTACTACACCGCTGAATCAATACACTTTACCTTGtcctaattattaattaatattttctaaGTCAAATTGAAGCACTGTAGTCACTAGTAATTCTCTCTCTCAACCAATCACAATTACAGTTATAGAGGGTTAAAATAATCGATGGAAATGTAGGATCTCGATGATGATAATCACTCGCGCTAGTTCGTTCGTCACTTCCACTTTGAACGCCTCCGGCAGGTCCGGATGTTTGCTAAAAATTCGATCGACCCGCGCTTGATTCGATTCCATCCACGAGTCGATCTTTTTGTCGATGCTCTCGTCGCTGTATTCCATGAGCAACGAGTTTTCTTGATTTACGTTGTCGGCCACCCTCGACAGAACTTCGCCGCTCCAATACAAAACACGATCTTTTTCCTCCAATAAACCATCCCATGTGTCGGGCATACGTCCCACCATTTGTCCCATTGTTGTAACCGTCAAAACCTGTAATGTGCTACCGATGATCTATCGGTTCTGCGCCCACTGTCTAACAGCCAAGTAAATACAGCGATCAGAATTTGCGTTGGGTTACGCATCGATTTTAACCGAAATCTGACGACAATAGCAGTGTCATTAGGCTTGTTTGGCAATGTCGTACGGTTTCGTTTCTTTCCTCGTTTCTATTGTCGAGTTTGTGTCAGGTGAACAAGCGTCAATAATATTCTTCGCGCGTAAGTAGTGAATGTATTTACGTGTTCGTCAGTTTCAATACATTGGATGTCTGTCAGTGATTGATACTTAGAAATTTGTGGTATACGAGAGTCTAGTGTGAAAGGAATAATCCTCTTGTATAACGTGGTGCTTTGAGAAGAGACTTTTGGCGTACGACACTGTCTGAAAATTAGGTCCATAGCTATCACGTGAAACTTTGGGTAAAATTAACAGAGGGTTTCTCTTGTGTTTCAAAGCTTCGCAATCGAATTCTGTATTGTTTTTTGACATGCTTCTATAACAAGATTCCGTGGTTGTTTTCACAAAAACGCTCGTTGCAAGGAGAAAAACTTGCGAATAAAGAAATTAGCTTTCAGTAAATACAGGAGTATCGAGTGATGACATTTTGGGGGAATATAGCTGTGACGATATTTTACGTACATTTCGCAGAATTTTAATAGATTTGAATTTTTAACGAACGACCATCGTATAATTCTATCAAATATATGCGAATATGAAACATGTTTGCGTCGAATAGCGATAAAATAATTGCACTGTTTACATGTAAATGCAATCTACCTGTACATCGTTTCTTATTCTCCCTGATTAATAACGCAAGTGGTAAACGGCAGTCTTCTTTAAAAATATAGTTCCTGATTCAATCAGGTCGTAACGAGTTAAACACATAGTCGATGTTTGAAAAAATATCGACGCGTCGttttttcctcctcttcctctcaGGCCAGCGTCTTTTCCCTTCCTTTTTCTGCGCGGCTGTGTCGTATTGTCTGGCGACGTGTAAGCAAATAACGTGGTCGCATAATGGCTGGAAACTTGGTTGGCCGAGGAGCGCAACAAAAGGGTCGATTCTTCGCGGAGTGTCCGCGAGGATTACATTGAGCGTGATTTCACGCTATCAGACGTGGAAAAAGGAACTGGAGCGGACGTCCGGCCGTCTCGAAAGTCCGCGAAATTCAATCGGCGCACGGCGAGCCCCGTGTCGGGTTGTCAATTCAAAGCAACGTAATCTCCGTTCAGCCCGACCAATAATCGGCTTATTGATTTCGATTCGAGGCTAAAGTACCATCCACAACAGCTAGCCAGCCGGCGCGACGcgctcttctttctttttttttttttttttaacgttttCTGCGTTTTTTAATCGACAATCGAGCCTCCGCGCATGGGGACCACTGCGAAACGGGCTGgttttcattttttctttctATTTTCCCCTCTTTCCTCGAGGGTGAACGATCGGTACGTGGTATTTAAAACGGGGAGTAATTTAATTTTCCTAAGTAAAAGTGACCTTTTTGTTTGGTCTGGCGAATCCGTTTGATTGAAAACGTTTTTGTCGATTGCATTAGTGTCGTATCTTTGTTTTTGTAGACTCAAAGTTACGTTCTGCGCAGCGAATGTTTATTTTGTATATACGAATTGGATAGAGAGTCCTGTGTTTTATGTTCAATTGATTGTAATGTAAATTACAATTTGCATATCGAATTATTAGTCGTTACGTGGAAGGATATTTTCGATAAGTTTCTAGTTAATTTAAAGGAAATTTGAATAAAACAAACGGGAGGCGCGTATGGATATAACGAACACAGATGTGATCACATAGGGAGATTTATTGCATTGGATATCATTTGGAAAAAACAATTGTACACAAGAAAAACGTGTAGCTCGTAATTCGTTGGACGCAATGCTGGCGCAGCGGGCGAAATTAATATTGGAAACTCGTATCTTACAACGTATTTCAATTTCGCCGAGAGTTAATTAATCGTATGAACTGCGTAGCAATCGTTTCATTTGCCACCGTGTTTTACTTAATTTCCCCATCTACCCGGTTGGATTTTGTTAAAACACCGGCTCGTTCTGAATTTTTCCACCGACCGAGAAGGGGATATTAACGTCGCGCTAATTAGTTGCAATTTAAACttcgaaaataatttttttttttttctcccttgcGTACAATGCGTGCGCGAGCTCTCTCACGGTCGTCCAGCAGGAGAGCCAGCGTTTCTCCCCAGACGAAACGTTGAAACGCGAGTGATTGCTTTGATCCTGTTTAATTGCCACGATGGCTGAAATTAATCTCTgtagttgggaattttttgaaatTTCGGTTACGTTTTATCCGCGTTCCACGAGTATTGCCGTTAGTAATGAGAAATGTTTTCATTTTTGCCACTTATTGCGCTGAAGAGAGGGTGCCAAAGGAAAGGCACAGAGAAGCTAAAAGAAACAGAAGGAAAAGTGAGGCGAAATTTCTTGCATATTTATAAATGTTGCTTAAAAAAAGTGTTTTATCTTTATGAATGCTTTACATTCAGTATACCAGTTCtggaagcatggaaatgtttaGCAAAAGAAAAGAGTACTAAACAATTATAAAAAGGGTAGTAATGAAATATTTTCATTCAGAACTCTTCAAAAGTGATCGTGTCTGTGGTTTCGTATTTCTGGTATGTTTCAAATTTCGAGTTTCATACATGGCCAAAGACAGGTTTGTTCGTTATCTCAAAATACGGATTGACCTGCAAACCACAGGCTGGTGGAGCAGCAAACGATATCCATTTGCGAAAATTAAACCTGGACACAAAAAGAATTCGTTGCTCGCTCGGCCAGCTCGATTGATTTGAAAGGTTTAAGTCCGCAATCTGGCCGGGTGACTGTTTCAAAATTCGTTATCGTTCATCAGTTGCTCGGACAATTTTGTTCAACTTTCCAACCGAATCATAAGTGAAaactgttaaaaaaaaaaatagatggCAGTCTGAAAGAATTCAGTACCACATAGTTTATTTCGTTCTATTCCAGAAATATTTCATTTAAACAGTTTCACGTTTATCACCAACGTAATTTACCGAAACAATTCGTTCTTGTTTAACGGAATTCGAAGCAAAACAATCTCGATGACAGCGTAAAGTGGACGTCATCCAGTGTCGTCCCTGACCGTCAGCGTTATCGTATCCGATGCTTCATTGACCGCGTCCTAACCTACGTCATGTGTGCGTCACACGCGGTCGAGTGTGCACCTGCATACACGAGGACCTCTATGCCTGCACACCGTCCCACACGCCCACCTGTACACACGTGGGAAACGTAGTTTGTTACACGGCACGTGTTGTCCCGTGGCGACACGTACCCCAACGAGATTGCTACTCTTAGTCACTCGCTTTGCGCCTCTGTAAATAGGGGTGCGCGCTGGGGGAAGGGCGAATGCTTTATCGCGGTGGAATTTACGTCCGAATAACGGTGATCCAGATGTGTGCACAGGCTGTTTCCTAATATAGGGGAAGCGGCATTCCGGAGGATTCGGGGCGCAAAAGTAGCAAATGATGTAGGCGTTAATTTGCCATAAATCTCGGGTAGGGTTGCTTAGTTTTGTTCATGATCTTGTCAGCCTTTTCAAATCTTTACAGAGAGGAAGCTTAGAATAGGTATCATTCGATGACGAAATCTTTACGAGGTTTGTATGTGTGCATGGTATAACGAATTCTTAGTAAAATGGTTAGAAGCAAATAGAATTTTAATTGGAACTGAAGTTCACGTTTGAAAATATCCTTTGAAGTTTCCTGACGTCAATTTTGCATAAACTTTGAAGTATTCGAAGAGAAAGTTTCTAAAGAGAATTCGAATAAAGTCATAGCGTCGTAACTATCCACCAAGCTTCTACTTCTGGAAATAACAATTTGTAGGATAGCTACATTTTTGCGTAGCAACAAATTTACGACAAGAAACGAGGACACTAACATTCCATTGATTTTTCGGTAGCCAAACCGGTACACGCTCCTTTGCTACTTGATCTTTGCTGCATCATGGTTGCCAGATCAGCTGAATATCTTAATATCTTAGCTAAGACGATCTTCTACGTCTTTCTTGCTCCTTTTCGAGCTGTTAATCTTCCGGTGTCTGGCGTCTGAATTCGCGTCGAATGCGTTATCCAGTTCATCTGATGTCTCTATCCGTGAGAGACGAGGTAATTAAGAGATAGTCTAATTATACTTGTTGCAAACATGCGACTGAATGTTTCCCTCGAAGAAATTCTATTCAATCATTGCCACGTACAGCTATTATTGCCAGTGTGCCGTAAAAGATAACAATCTATTTCTCTCATATTTCTCTCAACCTTTGTTTAACGAACTTAAACGATTTTCCTCGTGTGCTCG
Protein-coding sequences here:
- the LOC143428629 gene encoding uncharacterized protein LOC143428629, producing MGQMVGRMPDTWDGLLEEKDRVLYWSGEVLSRVADNVNQENSLLMEYSDESIDKKIDSWMESNQARVDRIFSKHPDLPEAFKVEVTNELARIREECRLRIRNDYYRGYKNVRKFTKRVDALGDRQRKVHAKLQHLECVCNRDVKKFQKKFGPLRLKTFRNLEIGEKIMFQDKRLKSQFEKRVYDIDHKNVEECARCVDKLIKIIEKTALK